GGTGAAGAAGCGCCAGCAAGCTGTGGTGGGTTTCTTGGAGGCCAACCGGATCTCCTTCCAGGAGGTGGACATCACCAATGTGGAGGACAGAAGACTGTGGATGTACCAACACATCCCCCCGGAGAAACACCCGGACAAGGGCAACCCGCTGCCCCCACAGATCTTCAACGGAGACTGCTACTGTGGGGTAAGAGATAGCTACCGTAGTGATcctcactaaccctaacccaggagAAACACCCAGAcaagtgtaacagtttaactttagtccgtcccctcgccccgacccgggcgcgaaccagggaccctctgcacacatcaacaacagtcacccacgaagcatcgttacccatcgctccacaaaagccacggcccttgcagagcaaggggaaccactacttcaaggtctcagagcaagtgacgtcaccgatttgaaaggctattagcgcgcacagccgctaactagatagccatttcacatccggtACACAAGGGCAACCCGCTTGATTTCTGTCCAATTCCCCGCCAACACAAGAACTGGTCCTGAACCCAAACGCAGCCACGTAATGTTAATGTAGGCGTATGTGATGACGCACATACGTCTACAGGAATGGCCGCGGGACTTGCGGTTGCGGCAGATGCAGCCCTCTAGTCTAGCATTTAGCCTGTATTAAGTAATCTAATGTTAGCATATAGCATATAGTCTGTGTTAGTTGTTCTAATGTTAGCATGTAGCCTGAATGATCAGTTGGTGAacgagctagctaacatt
This region of Salvelinus alpinus chromosome 8, SLU_Salpinus.1, whole genome shotgun sequence genomic DNA includes:
- the sh3bgrl2 gene encoding SH3 domain-binding glutamic acid-rich-like protein 2, whose translation is MMIKVYIASSSGSVAVKKRQQAVVGFLEANRISFQEVDITNVEDRRLWMYQHIPPEKHPDKGNPLPPQIFNGDCYCGDYEDFFQSKENNTVFTFLGLSSPPSVKDSES